A window from Pangasianodon hypophthalmus isolate fPanHyp1 chromosome 4, fPanHyp1.pri, whole genome shotgun sequence encodes these proteins:
- the tdrd7b gene encoding tudor domain-containing protein 7B isoform X4, translating into MVDEEAVKKMLRAVLQSRSAISLSRLQAEYKELTGETIPHKQLGHTTVDALLHSMPSVVHLDRTRSGEVMCYATVGNEKANITKLVARQHAAKKTGRPQVVNCQMRVKPTSPLVLNAKPRTSLRQPEYRGRQGRGSGRTGSMRETQPDGRGGRVHNTPPNTPTRRGSLTSDRSDKRMTLPSRFQKEVHTHLSRNPQHSHAPSNLNESTPPSKPRTQLSLYSPKLVQSRLKEVLSKHSNGFWVSKLPQIYRELYKQELPSEALKDLEQWTHICTVEKPCSSKSQELLLYPAKDVSQTTNTYSLEMTHISDKQFPSPPKPQKVSRKPKNNTSSPLACPKALPEDIKQNLAELLLKYSSGLWAHALPKLYQDTYKTNLPEYVLDNLPLLSDICTIDHPVPDNPKRAILYVKVLEDENCNRTDLADLKAREEAGRRLSSQSVPPLLIPREEYPSVLVVEASSTNSVVLRYIGEEYSKAQEKLEDDMKEFYRQDNTRKTLISLSSGQLTAVIAEEEEEILRAQVCEVKTDKVKVYYVDHGFSDVISKSKLLELHEKFFKLPFQATKCKLAGLEAFALEPAVLKKFDSMASGKILLAEILEREDIPLMVLYDTSQEDDININACCLKALQEKSLENPLQTNSAYMNVSVTSVCSDGIFYCQLPSRGLTKLSEILEKTESYFHSQVTSESLVSRPFCGKNCLARYKGKWSRVEITNLHGSRVLDILFVDVGVQASVEAIELREIPHPFLRDLITIPPQAVKCCLADLPVSVGCWTPDAVQWLRDTALHCSDCSLKIVKVEESKRLAHVYLFTNKNFHDPSHSLNRQLANSDLWKHQDDVFLSSQGSLKSPIQTISSDTPPTASTPTPATGTSSPSTNRAGRAPHPPKRLAPHLDSCSTLSGSLTLPPVLELPQTGQNMDIYVSVACHPGHFVLQPWQEMYKLVVLMEEMILYYNKTDEKPLTVEKNQVYAAKVENNWHRVLVKGVLSNGLVSVYELDYGKHELVSCSVLRTLIQEFRQLPFQGITAQLAGVKSRQWSEEASIVFRNHVEKKPMVAQVESVQEAEQPWDRKLTVYLVDTSQEDSDIWVHDLMAEFTDELTKAA; encoded by the exons GTGATGTGTTATGCTACTGTGGGGAATGAAAAGGCAAACATCACAAAGCTAGTGGCTCGACAGCATGCAGCTAAGAAGACTGGCCGACCTCAGGTGGTCAACTGCCAGATGAGAGTCAAACCCACTTCTCCTCTGGTGTTAAATG CCAAACCCAGGACGTCTCTCAGGCAGCCTGAATACCGGGGTCGTCAGGGTCGAGGCAGTGGCCGCACAGGGAGCATGAGGGAAACACAACCTGATGGGAGAGGCGGCAGAGTCCACAACACTCCACCAAACACACCTACCAGAAGGGGCAGTCTGACTTCTGACAG ATCGGATAAAAGGATGACCCTGCCATCCAGATTCCAAAAGGAAGTGCACACCCACCTGTCTAGGAACCCTCAACATAGCCATG CTCCTTCAAACCTTAATGAAAGCACCCCTCCATCAAAACCTCGGACACAATTAAGTCTCTACAGTCCCAAACTGGTGCAGTCCCGCCTCAAAGAGGTTCTAAGCAAGCACAGCAATGGCTTCTGGGTGTCTAAACTTCCACAAATATACCGAGAGCTATACAAGCAAGAGCTGCCCAGTGAAGCCTTGAAAGATCTGGAACAGTGGACCCATATTTGCACA GTCGAGAAACCATGCAGTAGCAAATCTCAGGAGCTACTGTTATACCCTGCCAAGGATGTTAGCCAAACCACTAACACATATAGCCTTGAAATGACGCACATCTCAGACAAGCAGTTTCCATCACCTCCAAAACCCCAGAAAGTCTCCAGAAAACCTAAGAATAACACATCAAGCCCACTGGCATGCCCCAAGGCTCTACCTGAGGACATCAAACAAAACCTAGCAGAGCTGCTTCTTAAGTACAGCAGTGGCTTATGGGCTCATGCCCTCCCCAAACTCTACCAGGATACCTACAAGACCAACCTGCCTGAGTATGTACTTGACAACCTGCCCTTGCTCTCAGATATATGCACCATTGACCACCCCGTGCCAGACAACCCCAAAAGGGCAATTCTTTATGTGAAGGTACTAGAGGATGAAAACTGCAATCGGACAGACTTGGCAGACCTGAAGGCGAGAGAGGAGGCAGGGAGACGTCTCAGTTCTCAATCCGTACCTCCTCTGCTTATTCCCAGGGAGGAGTACCCCTCAGTACTGGTGGTTGAGGCAAGCAGCACTAACAGTGTAGTTCTCAG ATACATAGGTGAGGAATATTCCAAGGCCCAGGAAAAGCTGGAGGATGATATGAAGGAATTCTATAGACAGGATAACACCCGGAAGACACTGATCTCATTATCATCAGGCCAACTAACTGCAGTCATtgctgaagaagaggaagagatcCTCCGGGCACAAGTGTGTGAGGTCAAGACCGATAAAGTCAAG GTTTATTATGTGGATCATGGCTTTTCTGATGTTATTAGTAAAAGCAAGCTGCTTGAGTTGCATGAGAAATTTTTCAAACTGCCTTTCCAAGCTACCAAATGTAAATTGGCTG GCCTTGAAGCCTTTGCTCTGGAGCCAGCAGTGCTGAAAAAATTTGACTCCATGGCAAGTGGTAAAATCCTTTTGGCCGAGATCCTAGAGAGAGAAGACATTCCTTTGATGGTGTTATATGACACATCGCAGGAAGACGACATTAATATCAATGCTTGCTGTCTGAAAGCCCTGCAAGAGAAGTCTTTAGAGAACCCTCTGCAG ACTAACAGTGCCTACATGAATGTGAGTGTGACtagtgtgtgttcagatgggATATTCTACTGCCAGCTGCCCTCTCGTGGTTTGACCAAACTCAGTGAAATCCTGGAGAAGACAGAGAGCTATTTCCACAGCCAG GTCACATCAGAGTCGCTGGTGTCTAGACCTTTCTGTGGAAAAAACTGTCTGGCTCGGTACAAAGGCAAATGGTCTCGAGTTGAG ATAACTAACCTGCATGGTAGCCGGGTGTTGGACATCCTGTTTGTGGATGTGGGGGTGCAGGCATCTGTGGAAGCCATTGAGCTGAGGGAAATCCCGCACCCTTTCTTACGTGACCTTATCACTATCCCGCCCCAG GCAGTGAAGTGCTGTTTGGCAGACTTGCCTGTCAGTGTGGGCTGCTGGACTCCAGATGCAGTGCAGTGGCTAAGAGACACAGCTCTCCATTGCAGTGACTGCAGCTTGAAG ATTGTTAAAGTGGAGGAGAGCAAGCGCCTGGCCCATGTCTACCTGTTTACTAATAAGAACTTCCACGACCCTAGCCACAGCCTCAACCGCCAGCTTGCCAACTCGGATCTCTGGAAGCATCAGGACGATGTCTTCCTGAGCAGCCAGGGGTCACTGAAGAGCCCTATTCAAACTATATCATCAGATACACCCCCCACAGCCTCTACCCCTACACCCGCTACTGGCACCTCCAGCCCAAGCACCAACAGAGCAGGCAGGGCTCCACACCCACCTAAGAGGTTGGCACCCCATTTAGATTCCTGTAGCACACTGTCTGGGAGTCTGACTCTGCCACCTGTTCTTGAGCTCCCTCAAACGGGACAGAACATGGATATTTATGTGTCAGTCGCATGCCATCCAGGCCATTTTGTGCTCCAGCCATGGCAGGAGATGTACAAGCTGGTCGTCTTAATGGAAGAGATGATTCTGTACTACAACAAGACAGATGAGAAGCCACTCACAGTGGAAAAGAACCAGGTGTATGCCGCCAAAGTAGAGAACAA TTGGCATCGAGTGCTTGTCAAAGGAGTTCTGAGCAATGGCCTGGTGTCTGTTTATGAGCTAGACTACGGTAAGCATGAGCTGGTTAGCTGCTCTGTGCTGAGGACCCTCATCCAGGAGTTCAGGCAGCTCCCTTTCCAGGGCATCACTGCTCAGCTGGCAG GAGTGAAGTCTAGGCAGTGGTCTGAAGAAGCTTCCATTGTATTCAGGAACCATGTGGAGAAAAAGCCAATGGTGGCGCAGGTGGAATCGGTGCAGGAGGCAGAACAGCCATGGGACCGCAAGCTCACTGTCTACCTGGTGGACACATCTCAGGAGGACAGTGACATCTGGGTCCATGACCTTATGGCTGAATTTACAGATGAGCTCACCAAAGCAGCATAA